A region from the Pleurocapsa minor HA4230-MV1 genome encodes:
- a CDS encoding Tab2/Atab2 family RNA-binding protein, producing MNIWQADFYHHPSPLGNERQWELVICSSNIELNIQTIQPIYTAQCLSKDANANWLEQQILLAAAGKLPDKIQIFRPQSLGLISVVAEKLDIKVEATRNTQALKQVLKEKYQDRPNYNPILLEKAPPQALPENLWGDKWQIANIAAGQIIDLFSDRPIPINSIPREFYPINLNLPSDIFIPGIVVYGGKKSMQLARWIEQQIPAFINYIPTEVGKSGGFILETGLVDRWVFNTFESQQAEEIARKYEQNKQASKGLHFLLIQPDDSEMTTTAFWLLRHS from the coding sequence ATGAATATCTGGCAAGCTGATTTTTATCATCATCCATCGCCATTAGGAAATGAGCGACAATGGGAATTAGTAATATGCAGTTCCAATATCGAGCTGAACATTCAGACAATACAACCAATTTATACAGCGCAATGTTTATCAAAAGATGCCAATGCTAATTGGTTAGAACAGCAGATATTGCTTGCAGCAGCAGGAAAACTACCCGACAAAATTCAAATATTTCGCCCTCAATCCCTTGGTTTAATATCTGTCGTCGCTGAAAAGTTAGACATTAAAGTTGAAGCTACCAGAAATACTCAGGCATTAAAACAGGTATTAAAGGAAAAATATCAAGATCGACCCAACTATAATCCCATTCTACTAGAAAAAGCGCCTCCCCAAGCACTACCTGAAAATCTTTGGGGTGATAAGTGGCAAATTGCTAATATAGCTGCGGGACAAATTATTGATTTATTTAGCGATCGCCCAATTCCTATTAACAGCATTCCTCGCGAATTTTATCCAATCAACTTAAATCTTCCCTCCGATATTTTTATTCCTGGGATAGTAGTTTATGGCGGAAAAAAATCAATGCAGCTTGCTCGTTGGATTGAGCAACAAATCCCCGCTTTTATTAACTATATTCCGACTGAAGTTGGTAAGTCAGGAGGTTTTATTTTAGAGACTGGCTTAGTAGATCGTTGGGTATTTAATACTTTTGAATCTCAACAAGCTGAAGAAATTGCCAGAAAGTATGAACAGAATAAACAGGCTAGTAAAGGATTACATTTTCTCTTAATTCAGCCTGATGATTCAGAGATGACAACTACAGCATTTTGGTTATTAAGACATAGTTAA
- a CDS encoding 2-succinylbenzoate--CoA ligase has product MNYDLLNYLKSLNNQDWLWCYENNSDRELNDDGYNNRQFEQLIDAKLAQISALITECSDQPAIFLVETKPINFIAALLAGVITEVNLFLCDPAWQIQEWQQVLNLVQPDLILGDDTIKSLITKLKLTPQNAPDLITNSKFTKFIPHSPIMIPTGGSSGKIKFAMHSWGTLTASVNGFKDFFQCQKINSVCTLPLYHVSGLMQLMRSLLTQGNLIICPYQLIVTELINLNQADYFISLVPTQLQFLLNSTPSCLKKFKTVLVGGAPPKRSLLNTAREYNIPIALTYGMTETASGVVALKPQDFLSGNNSSGQVLPHARVKIDSTQLANRAGELSVEPTKPIEQQIGLIQINTAALCLGYYPQLFHSSQVFTTDDLGYFDGDGYLHLLGRNSQKIITGGEKVFPAEVEATIYSTKLVQDVCVVGIQDQKWGEAVTAVYVPLKPADNLTLNLNLIKQQIKSQLAKYKQPKYWLEVDRIPRNDRGKVNYQQLKAIAIEIINSK; this is encoded by the coding sequence ATGAACTATGATTTATTAAACTATTTAAAATCATTGAATAATCAAGATTGGTTATGGTGTTATGAGAACAATAGCGATCGAGAATTAAATGATGATGGGTATAATAATCGACAATTTGAACAGCTAATTGATGCTAAATTGGCGCAAATATCTGCTTTGATAACTGAATGTTCGGATCAACCAGCTATTTTTCTGGTTGAAACCAAACCAATTAATTTTATAGCTGCTCTTCTAGCTGGGGTAATCACGGAGGTAAATTTATTCCTCTGCGATCCTGCTTGGCAAATACAGGAATGGCAGCAGGTACTAAATTTAGTTCAGCCTGATTTAATCTTAGGCGACGACACAATTAAGTCTTTGATTACCAAACTAAAATTAACGCCACAGAATGCGCCAGATTTAATTACTAACTCTAAATTTACTAAATTTATCCCTCACTCACCGATCATGATTCCCACTGGCGGTAGTTCAGGCAAAATTAAATTTGCGATGCACAGTTGGGGTACTTTGACAGCATCAGTCAACGGCTTTAAAGACTTCTTTCAGTGCCAAAAGATTAATTCAGTTTGTACTTTGCCGCTCTATCATGTAAGTGGTTTAATGCAGCTAATGCGATCGCTTTTAACTCAAGGTAATTTAATTATCTGTCCGTATCAATTAATTGTCACTGAGTTAATCAACCTCAATCAAGCAGATTATTTTATCTCTTTAGTACCTACCCAACTACAGTTTTTACTTAACTCTACGCCTAGTTGCTTAAAAAAATTTAAAACAGTTTTAGTTGGTGGCGCACCACCAAAGCGATCGCTGTTAAATACCGCTAGGGAATATAATATTCCTATCGCTCTTACTTATGGAATGACCGAAACTGCCTCTGGAGTTGTGGCACTAAAGCCTCAAGATTTTTTATCTGGCAATAACAGTAGTGGTCAAGTTTTACCCCATGCACGGGTAAAGATAGATAGTACTCAATTAGCCAATCGTGCAGGCGAATTGTCTGTTGAGCCAACAAAACCTATCGAGCAGCAAATTGGTTTAATTCAGATTAACACTGCTGCTTTGTGTTTGGGCTATTATCCCCAGCTATTTCACTCATCACAAGTATTTACCACTGATGATCTCGGTTACTTTGATGGTGATGGTTATTTACATTTACTAGGTAGAAACAGTCAGAAGATAATTACAGGAGGCGAAAAGGTTTTTCCTGCTGAAGTAGAAGCCACAATTTACTCAACTAAGTTAGTTCAAGATGTCTGCGTAGTTGGCATTCAAGATCAAAAATGGGGAGAGGCAGTTACGGCGGTATATGTCCCTCTCAAACCAGCAGACAATTTAACTTTAAACTTAAACTTAATTAAACAACAAATTAAATCGCAATTAGCTAAATATAAACAACCAAAATATTGGCTTGAAGTCGATAGAATTCCTCGCAATGATCGAGGTAAAGTTAATTATCAGCAATTAAAAGCGATCGCAATTGAGATTATTAATAGTAAATAA